Genomic window (Corticium candelabrum chromosome 3, ooCorCand1.1, whole genome shotgun sequence):
CAACATTACATGTCGCTTCAGACAGGACTTTCCGGGTGGAACATTTAACCACGTCAAAGGTGTCATCCATATTACATCAACAGGTAAAatattgtttgtctttgctaCCTTCAGTTTCGAATACTAACTGTCATCTATCTTGAAAGACAAACCTGACCCTCCCTCAGACTTGAAAGTAGATGTTGTCCTTTCGAGAGATTTCTCCTTCAGGAAAATCATGTTGTCGTGGACTCCACCAGTGTATACGGGCAACTTGCAGATGCTTGCGTACCGCATCACCTATTGGGATGAAAAGGCGTGTAGACGGTCTGCGTGCGAGGAGGACGAATACTGGCTACACAGcaacatcgtgtcgcatctCTTTGATGTAAGGAGAGGAACCAATCACACACGACTGTGTTTTTCTATCCAGTCGGTCAACAACGAGGGTCTGAGTGCTCCCAGCGACAGCAAATGTGGTGGCGTTTTTCTTCCTCCGACCGCTCGTCCGTCGATATCAGAGCGTCCGACGACAGGCAAGATGCACCATATGGACAACAATTGTGTGAGATAAATTAATCTGTGATTCGATTGTAGAGACTCGGAGGATCACTGGAACCACTAGTAGATCTAGAGTTGCTGTTACTGTGAGTTTTCAAGTAATATTGAAGAGTGTGGAGAAACTGTGCTCCAACTCATTCAAAGTAAAACATTTTTGCTCTTTGTGCATGCCAACTACATCTAGTACACTGTCTGATATCATCGTGTGTAGGTCAGTAGGGATATCGTCACTAGAGCTCTGGCCTCGCTTCTCAGCCTGATGTGCTCGTGTACCGTTCTGAGGAGCGACGTGACCGCGGAGGAGTACGCGCGTGTGGGGGGTGTCATTTACTATCATGGAACCCTAACGTCTGTACATGCAAATCACACTGTAGACAGCTTGGATCACTACATACAAACCGGTGGAGAGAGTCTTCGCGTATTGAGAAGCAACTTGCAGTTCATTCCCGGATGTGAGACTCGAGTGGTAGACGGGTCTCTATGCAGCCTATCTGAAGAAGACAGTTTGGCTCTAAACTGTAGTGAAAACGAGAGAGCCGCCGGCACTGTGGTCGTCGCTGCATCAGGAAGTGACGCATCGTGTTCGCCATATTTTCTAGCCATTATCATTATTGGCTCGGTTGTCTGCGGATTCCTACTAGAAATCATGATTTCTAGGGTTTACCGTCGTTGTCGTCGTCAAACCGGCTGTCGACGCTCGTTATCAAAGCAGTCGATTGTTCATTACATGAACGGTACCGCAGCTGATGGCAGTGGCCGAGTGTCCATCAGCAAAGTATCGACTTCTAACAGGTAAAGTCCCATACTGTTGACCGTCAATGATACACTGCCACTTTGAGCTTCCATCTTTAGCGAGTTGAGTGATCTGGATCAACGGGCAGGCACTACGTTACATATGGTGGAACAACTGGGCAACGGGCATAGTTATACGGGTACCAGAAACGACTCTGGTATCCATATCGACTCACCGGTACCCTACTGTAACCCACCCGTTGGCCCTGACGTCATTAGCAGTGATGACGTTTTCTATGTTTTGGAAGAGCAGGAGGGAAAGGTGACGAATGTGTAGTCAGTAGAGCAGCATCACTACACTACATATATTAATCGGAGATGAATCAATTAGAGCCATTTTGTTCCCTGCTGGATCGATATCCTAGCTGCCCTTCTGATGAGCTGAGACGTGTCTCCTAGCTAGCTGGCAGATAGCTGAATTGTATCACCCTAGGCTGCAGATGAATTTGCTATAGACAATGGGTTCCATAGCCTAATATGTTCTAGTAGTAACTAAGTTGCTTCGTTTGTAACGTTCAGTGCTAGTTTGTACGTAAATAACAATTTTATAGTAAATAACAATTTTATAGTTACTGTTATTGTAATATACACTCATTGTATGAACTCGATCTATGAAGCAATACTGTAaacaattaagttaaaatCCCCGTTTCCTTGCCAAACCAGCACCGTCGAGAttatgcgcatgcgcgccATTACTgtagacttaattaataagttatATTACAGGGTTGACAATTCTGGAGTGTAGGCTGCGTATAATTTGGGAAGCACCCTGTTGCATATGCAAGCTTGGGTCATCCTGCACTAACGCTTGAAGATATGCATGGCTTTGAGTGTCAACGCGCAGGGAGATGAAGGCAAAAGTCCAGCCTTGGCACGGTAAGAAACACTCGTCTACGTTGCAAAGCACAACATGAGTGGCACGTGATTGCTGTAGAAAGAAATTTTGCATGTACAAGTCAACATACATAATTTTGCATGTACAACAACATAAAGGCGGTGATTTCAGGGCACATCACTGTTAGTacggaatta
Coding sequences:
- the LOC134176894 gene encoding uncharacterized protein LOC134176894, which encodes MNTTFVNSWCLLLLVTYITLSVILPSVQGSVYVRFLSNALMKGQHAMFECFVNGTDKQAMVTKWLKDGRPIQPSTRITSLPRPYYNRLVIHDLRVTDSATYTCVTNDGQATEYLVVNNPIQTYPQPVVVAVAGGNATLRCDGRYYDYIFWFKNDYAVDIVEPERFYSPGNGSLLHITNVNMTDNGSFLCEFVSIETTYRQVELVVLDPADQVSVSRSNGATLVGHAHDIRCKSNVIPLPQSVVWLNDSKPIQPSGRVTTWYDKGTATASLTITSIARYDSYNITCRFRQDFPGGTFNHVKGVIHITSTDKPDPPSDLKVDVVLSRDFSFRKIMLSWTPPVYTGNLQMLAYRITYWDEKACRRSACEEDEYWLHSNIVSHLFDVRRGTNHTRLCFSIQSVNNEGLSAPSDSKCGGVFLPPTARPSISERPTTETRRITGTTSRSRVAVTVSFQVILKSVEKLCSNSFKVSRDIVTRALASLLSLMCSCTVLRSDVTAEEYARVGGVIYYHGTLTSVHANHTVDSLDHYIQTGGESLRVLRSNLQFIPGCETRVVDGSLCSLSEEDSLALNCSENERAAGTVVVAASGSDASCSPYFLAIIIIGSVVCGFLLEIMISRVYRRCRRQTGCRRSLSKQSIVHYMNGTAADGSGRVSISKVSTSNSELSDLDQRAGTTLHMVEQLGNGHSYTGTRNDSGIHIDSPVPYCNPPVGPDVISSDDVFYVLEEQEGKVTNV